In Oscillatoria acuminata PCC 6304, a single window of DNA contains:
- a CDS encoding adenosine kinase: MSNYHVYGIGNALVDMEYEISPEVMTQMQIEKGVMTLIEEDRHHSLLEQFSDRPCKKSCGGSAANTIIAVSQFGGRGFYSCKVAHDETGTFYLEDLLRNGVETNLQHQTRLEGVTGKCLVFVTPDADRTMNTYLGITGSFGTTELVPDAIAASEYLYIEGYLVSSPTGQAAAIKAREIASQSGVKTTLSLSDINMVKFFKPGLLDMIGPGLDFMFANESEALAMAETDTIDGAVAHLKTLAKRFAITLGAKGSIIFDGEKLIEIPAISVQAIDTVGAGDMYAGAFLYGMSHGMSDAEAGQLAAKAAARIVTTYGPRLSKEVTRSLLEG; this comes from the coding sequence ATGAGCAATTATCACGTTTATGGTATCGGCAATGCTTTGGTGGATATGGAATATGAAATATCCCCCGAAGTTATGACCCAGATGCAAATCGAAAAAGGAGTCATGACCTTAATCGAGGAAGATCGCCATCATTCCCTACTCGAACAATTCAGCGATCGCCCTTGTAAAAAAAGCTGTGGGGGTTCTGCTGCTAATACCATTATCGCTGTCAGTCAATTTGGGGGCAGAGGCTTTTATTCCTGTAAAGTTGCCCATGATGAAACGGGTACGTTCTATCTGGAAGACCTCCTCCGCAACGGTGTAGAGACCAACTTACAACACCAAACTCGACTGGAAGGGGTAACCGGAAAATGTCTGGTGTTCGTCACCCCGGATGCCGATCGCACCATGAATACTTATTTAGGTATTACCGGCAGTTTTGGAACAACAGAACTGGTTCCGGACGCCATTGCTGCATCGGAATATCTCTACATCGAAGGCTATCTCGTCAGTTCCCCCACGGGACAAGCTGCTGCCATTAAAGCCCGAGAAATCGCCAGTCAATCCGGAGTGAAAACGACCTTGTCTCTCTCGGATATCAATATGGTGAAATTCTTTAAACCGGGTTTGTTAGATATGATTGGACCCGGACTTGATTTTATGTTTGCCAACGAAAGTGAAGCCTTAGCAATGGCTGAAACGGATACCATTGATGGGGCTGTCGCTCATTTAAAAACCCTCGCCAAACGTTTTGCGATTACTCTGGGTGCGAAAGGGTCGATCATTTTTGATGGGGAAAAACTTATTGAAATTCCGGCGATTTCTGTGCAGGCGATCGATACAGTGGGCGCGGGAGATATGTATGCCGGAGCCTTTTTGTATGGGATGAGTCATGGGATGAGTGATGCCGAAGCCGGACAATTAGCCGCTAAAGCAGCGGCGCGGATTGTCACCACCTACGGACCTCGGTTATCGAAAGAAGTGACGCGATCGCTCTTAGAAGGATAA
- a CDS encoding 50S ribosomal protein L25/general stress protein Ctc encodes MTVIVECQKRHEGSKPKALRRSGLIPASLYGHQGSESIDLTIPAKVAEKLLKEASVNNTLVDLNIPDLSWKGKTILREVQTHPWKSTSVYHISFFAVSAGTSLDLVVPLHLVGEPYGVTQEGGVLDVVMTELPIQCTRDNIPDSIEIDITHLKLGDALHVNQLALSEGVTAHVEGERIVLTILQSRNTEKSTSEEDAEGAEEQVTV; translated from the coding sequence ATGACAGTCATCGTTGAATGCCAAAAACGCCACGAAGGAAGCAAACCCAAGGCCCTGCGACGGTCAGGATTGATTCCGGCGTCCCTGTATGGTCATCAAGGCAGCGAATCCATTGACTTGACGATTCCCGCCAAAGTCGCTGAGAAATTGCTGAAAGAAGCCTCAGTCAACAATACCTTGGTGGATCTCAATATCCCCGATCTTTCCTGGAAAGGCAAAACTATCCTCAGAGAAGTTCAGACTCATCCTTGGAAATCAACCTCTGTTTACCACATCAGCTTTTTTGCGGTGTCGGCAGGGACCAGCTTGGATTTAGTTGTGCCGCTACATTTGGTCGGAGAACCCTATGGTGTCACCCAGGAAGGGGGCGTCTTAGATGTGGTGATGACGGAACTTCCGATCCAATGCACCCGGGACAATATCCCCGATTCCATTGAAATTGACATTACCCACCTCAAACTTGGGGATGCCTTGCACGTCAACCAACTCGCCTTATCGGAAGGGGTAACCGCTCATGTTGAGGGAGAGCGGATCGTCTTGACGATTCTCCAGTCCAGAAATACCGAGAAATCCACCAGCGAAGAGGATGCTGAGGGTGCTGAGGAACAAGTTACTGTCTAG